Proteins found in one Muntiacus reevesi chromosome 2, mMunRee1.1, whole genome shotgun sequence genomic segment:
- the ZSCAN10 gene encoding zinc finger and SCAN domain-containing protein 10, with the protein MLAEPGPAAGEPEQLGAVKLEEEEEAAIQEDPGRPEARPRPEVAHQLFRCFQYQEDMGPRASLSRLRELCNHWLRPALHTKKQILELLVLEQFLSVLPPHLLARLQGQPLRDGEEVVLLLEGVRRESSNVGPLDFSFNAGKNCPHADSTLEEQGGSFQVSSHSPKKEAPSEGPPALEPPQALPPSQSRPSKPAEMGDWRRSLSSRQPLSPGPKRTLQALQESALQGPELWPEENSGDQELAAVLESLTFEDVPAKKAWPVHPLGTGGRTLEEAFKAEEPKGVSWPSTASANAQAESPRVAEEPHAQSLGSGPETSGPGAEMSPPGRSDVLKVKAAEGVPKSEPEVKFICTDCGVSFPQLARLEAHQLHSHPGARSFLCLCCGKGFGRSSILKLHMRTHTDERPHTCHLCGHRFRQSSHLNKHLQTHSSEPAFLCAECGQGFQRRARLTQHLLAHAQDQKAPGGAPETKPPAPPELTVVLCSHCGQTFQRRSSLKRHLRIHAKDKGHQCSECSGSLRPGPERRPYVCSECGKAFRRSEHLGAHWRVHTGERPFSCQVCGRSFSQSSQLVCHQRVHTGEKPYGCPHCGKRFMRRAGLARHLLTHGGPRPHHCAQCGKSFSQTQDLTRHRRSHTGEKPCRCNECGEGFSQSAHLARHQRIHTGEKPHVCDTCGHRFRNSSNLARHRRSHTGERPYSCEQCGRSFRRNAHLQRHLATHAGAGDEAASGPAEPPQECPECGKVFSRSCNLLRHMLVHTGARPYSCAQCGRSFSRNSHLLRHLRTHARETLY; encoded by the exons ATGCTTGCAGAACCCGGCCCAGCTGCGGGGGAGCCGGAGCAGCTCGGAGCAGTCAagctggaggaagaggaggaggctgCCATCCAGGAGGACCCCGGGCGGCCAGAGGCCAGGCCCCGGCCCGAGGTGGCTCATCAGCTCTTCAGATGCTTCCAGTACCAGGAGGACATGGGGCCGAGGGCGTCCCTGAGCCGGCTCCGGGAGCTCTGTAACCACTGGCTGAGGCCGGCTCTACACACCAAGAAGCAGATCCTGGAGCTGCTGGTGCTCGAGCAGTTCCTGAGTGTGCTGCCCCCACACCTCCTGGCCCGGCTGCAGGGCCAGCCGCTCAGGGATGGTGAAGAGGTGGTACTGCTGCTAGAGGGTGTCCGGAGGGAGTCTAGCAACGTGGGGCCGCTG GATTTCAGTTTTAATGCTGGCAAGAATTGTCCCCATGCAGACAGCACCTTGGAGGAACAGGGGGGCTCTTTCCAAGTCTCTAGCCACAGTCCCAAGAAGGAAGCGCCCTCAGAAGGGCCTCCAGCCCTGGAGCCACCGCAGGCACTCCCACCGTCCCAGTCCAGGCCCTCCAAGCCTGCTGAGATGGGGGACTGGAGACGTTCCCTGAGTTCAAGGCAGCCACTGAGCCCAGGTCCCAAGAGGACTTTGCAGGCCCTGCAAGAGAGCG CCCTCCAGGGCCCTGAGCTGTGGCCGGAGGAGAACTCGGGAGACCAGGAGCTGGCAGCAGTGCTG GAGTCCCTGACCTTTGAAGACGTACCAGCAAAGAAGGCTTGGCCTGTGCATCCTCTGG gaACTGGAGGCAGAACCCTGGAAGAGGCGTTTAAGGCAGAAGAGCCGAAAGGGGTGTCCTGGCCCTCGACCGCCTCAGCAAACGCTCAGGCAGAGAGCCCCAGGGTGGCAGAAGAGCCTCACGCCCAGTCGCTAGGGTCTGGCCCTGAGACAAGCGGCCCCGGAGCAGAAATGTCCCCTCCCGGCAGGAGTGACGTTCTCAAGGTCAAAGCAGCCGAAGGCGTCCCCAAGTCGGAGCCGGAGGTCAAGTTCATCTGCACAGACTGTGGCGTCAGCTTCCCGCAGTTGGCCCGCCTGGAGGCGCACCAGCTGCACTCGCACCCGGGCGCGCGGTCCTTCCTGTGCCTGTGCTGCGGGAAGGGCTTCGGCCGCAGCTCCATCCTCAAGCTGCACATGCGCACGCACACGGACGAGCGGCCGCACACCTGCCACTTGTGCGGCCACCGCTTCCGCCAGAGCTCGCACCTGAACAAACACCTGCAGACGCACTCCTCCGAGCCCGCCTTCCTGTGCGCCGAGTGTGGCCAGGGCTTCCAGCGCCGCGCACGCCTCACGCAGCACCTGCTGGCGCACGCCCAGGACCAGAAGGCCCCCGGCGGCGCCCCGGAGACCAAGCCGCCGGCACCCCCCGAGCTGACCGTGGTTCTGTGCTCCCACTGCGGCCAGACCTTCCAGCGCCGCTCCAGCCTCAAGCGCCACCTGCGGATCCACGCCAAGGACAAGGGCCACCAGTGCTCCGAGTGCTCGGGCAGCCTGCGCCCCGGGCCCGAGCGCCGGCCCTATGTGTGCAGCGAGTGCGGCAAGGCTTTCCGGCGCAGCGAGCACCTGGGGGCCCACTGGCGCGTGCACACGGGCGAGCGGCCCTTCTCTTGCCAGGTGTGCGGCCGCAGCTTCAGTCAGAGCTCCCAGCTGGTCTGTCACCAGCGGGTGcacacgggcgagaagccctACGGATGCCCGCACTGCGGAAAGCGCTTCATGCGGCGCGCCGGCCTCGCCCGCCACCTCCTGACCCACGGTGGCCCGAGGCCCCACCACTGTGCCCAGTGTGGCAAGAGCTTCAGCCAGACCCAGGACCTCACCCGCCACCGGCGCAGCCACACCGGCGAGAAGCCCTGCCGCTGCAATGAGTGTGGCGAGGGCTTCAGCCAGAGCGCCCACCTGGCCCGCCACCAGCGCATCCACACCGGGGAGAAACCCCACGTCTGCGACACCTGCGGGCACCGCTTCCGGAACAGCTCCAACCTGGCCCGCCACCGCCGCAGCCACACGGGCGAGCGGCCCTACAGCTGCGAGCAGTGCGGCCGGAGCTTCCGGCGCAACGCCCACCTGCAGCGGCACCTGGCCACCCACGCCGGGGCGGGGGACGAGGCCGCATCTGGGCCGGCGGAGCCCCCCCAGGAGTGCCCGGAGTGTGGCAAGGTCTTCAGCCGCAGCTGCAACCTGCTGCGGCACATGCTGGTGCACACCGGAGCCCGGCCCTACTCGTGCGCACAGTGCGGCCGCAGCTTCAGCCGCAACTCCCACCTGCTGCGCCACCTGAGAACCCACGCCCGAGAGACTCTGTACTAG